A window from Brachyhypopomus gauderio isolate BG-103 chromosome 6, BGAUD_0.2, whole genome shotgun sequence encodes these proteins:
- the smurf1 gene encoding E3 ubiquitin-protein ligase SMURF1 isoform X1 — MSNPGTRRNGSSIKIRLTVLCAKNLAKKDFFRLPDPFAKVVVDGSGQCHSTDTVKSTLDPKWNQHYDLYIGKTDSITISVWNHKKIHKKQGAGFLGCVRLLSNAISRLKDTGYQRLDLCKLNASDSDVVRGQIVVSLQTRDRIGSGGPVVDCRGLLENEGPVFEDSGPGRPLSCFVEEPLPYTDPTGAAGGGNCRPLESPSQEQRLQAQRIRNQEPRSHTHTPQNRPHGHQSPDLPEGYEQRTTVQGQVYFLHTQTGVSTWHDPRIPRDLNSVSCEELGPLPPGWEIRSTVSGRIYFVDHNNRTTQFTDPRLHHIMSSQNSQVKESSQALPAQMEVPVEEAEGEVSMRYERDLVQKLKVLRHELSLQQPQAGHCRIEVSREEIFEESYRQIMKMRPKDLKKRLMVKFRGEEGLDYGGVAREWLYLLCHEMLNPYYGLFQYSTDNIYTLQINPDSSINPDHLSYFHFVGRIMGLAVFHGHYINGGFTLPFYKQLLGKPIQLSDLETVDPELHKSLVWILENDITCVLDHTFCVEHNAFGKFLQHELKPNGRNIPVTEENKKEYVRLYVNWRFMRGIEAQFLALQKGFSELIPQHLLKPFDHKELELIIGGLGKIDLSDWKANTRLKHCVADSNIVKWFWQAVESFDEERRGRLLQFVTGSTRVPLQGFKALQGSTGSAGPRLFTIHLIDANTDNLPKAHTCFNRIDIPPYESYEKLYEKLLTAVEETCGFAVE; from the exons tattatGTGCCAAGAATCTAGCAAAGAAAGACTTCTTCC GGTTGCCAGACCCTTTTGCCAAAGTCGTTGTCGATGGCTCGGGACAATGCCACTCCACAGACACAGTCAAGAGCACACTAGACCCCAAATGGAACCAGCATTATGACTT ATATATTGGGAAAACCGACTCAATCACTATTAGTGTATGGAACCATAAGAAGATCCATAAAAAACAAGGCGCTGGCTTCCTGGGCTGCGTGAGGCTCCTGTCCAACGCCATCAGCAGACTCAAAGATACAGGCT ATCAGCGTCTGGACTTGTGCAAGCTGAACGCCTCGGATAGTGATGTGGTGCGAGGTCAGATAGTTG TTAGCCTCCAGACCAGAGACAGGATCGGCAGTGGCGGCCCTGTGGTAGACTGTAGAGGACTGTTAGAAAATGAAGG ACCGGTCTTTGAGGACTCCGGACCAGGACGGCCCCTCAGCTGTTTTGTGGAGGAGCCCCTGCCCTACACGGACCCCACAGGGGCCGCCGGCGGGGGCAACTGCCGACCTTTGGAGTCACCCAGTCAGGAGCAGAGGCTCCAAGCACAACGAATCCGAAACCAGGAGCCCCGGAGTCACACGCACACGCCGCAGAACCGGCCACACGGGCACCAGTCCCCCGACCTGCCTGAAGGCTACG AACAGAGGACCACCGTGCAGGGCCAGGTCTACTTCTTGCACACTCAGACGGGCGTGAGCACGTGGCACGACCCCAGAATACCACG GGATCTGAACAGCGTGAGCTGTGAGGAGCTGGGCCCTCTGCCCCCTGGCTGGGAGATCAGGAGCACAGTGTCAGGAAGGATTTATTTTGTCGACCACAATAACAGAACCACACAATTCACAGACCCCAGATTACATCACATCATGAG caGTCAGAACTCTCAGGTGAAGGAGTCGAGCCAGGCTTTGCCAGCCCAGATGGAGGTTCCTGTGGAGGAGGCGGAGGGGGAGGTGTCCATGCGCTACGAGAGGGACCTGGTGCAGAAGCTGAAGGTGTTGCGTCACGAGCTCTCCCTGCAGCAGCCGCAGGCTGGACACTGCCGTATAGAGGTGTCCCGCGAGGAGATCTTTGAG GAGTCTTACCGGCAGATCATGAAGATGAGGCCCAAGGACTTGAAGAAGAGGCTTATGGTTAAGTTTCGTGGAGAAGAGGGCTTGGATTACGGCGGTGTGGCGAG GGAGTGGTTGTATCTCCTTTGTCACGAGATGCTAAATCCGTACTATGGCCTGTTCCAGTACTCCACAGATAACATCTACACACTGCAAATCAACCCAGACTCCTCAATCAACCCA GACCACTTGTCGTACTTCCACTTTGTGGGACGGATCATGGGCCTGGCGGTGTTCCATGGCCACTACATCAACGGAGGATTCACGCTACCCTTCTACAAGCAGCTTCTGGGCAAACCCATCCAGCTCTCAGACCTGGAAACCGTGGACCCCGAGCTGCACAAAAGCCTCGTCTGGATCCT GGAGAATGATATCACGTGTGTCCTGGATCACACCTTCTGTGTAGAACACAACGCCTTTGGCAAATTCCTGCAGCATGAGCTGAAGCCAAACGGCAGAAACATTCCCGTCACGGAAGAAAACAAGAAAGAATATGTGAG GTTGTACGTCAACTGGAGGTTCATGCGTGGCATCGAGGCTCAGTTCCTGGCTCTACAGAAGGGCTTCAGTGAGCTCATCCCACAGCACCTACTCAAGCCCTTCGACCACAAGGAGCTCGAG CTGATCATCGGAGGCCTGGGGAAGATTGACCTGAGCGACTGGAAGGCCAACACGCGGTTGAAGCACTGCGTGGCTGACAGCAACATCGTCAAGTGGTTCTGGCAGGCGGTGGAGTCGTTTGACGAGGAGCGGAGGGGGCGGCTGCTCCAGTTCGTGACGGGCTCCACACGCGTGCCTCTGCAAGGCTTCAAAGCACTGCAAG GTTCTACAGGATCTGCAGGACCAAGACTGTTCACGATCCATTTGATCGATGCCAACACGGATAATTTACCCAAAGCTCACACCTG CTTTAACCGCATCGACATCCCGCCTTACGAGTCTTATGAGAAGCTCTATGAGAAGCTCCTGACTGCAGTGGAGGAAACGTGTGGCTTTGCTGTGGAGTGA
- the smurf1 gene encoding E3 ubiquitin-protein ligase SMURF1 isoform X2: MSNPGTRRNGSSIKIRLTVLCAKNLAKKDFFRLPDPFAKVVVDGSGQCHSTDTVKSTLDPKWNQHYDLYIGKTDSITISVWNHKKIHKKQGAGFLGCVRLLSNAISRLKDTGYQRLDLCKLNASDSDVVRGQIVVSLQTRDRIGSGGPVVDCRGLLENEGPVFEDSGPGRPLSCFVEEPLPYTDPTGAAGGGNCRPLESPSQEQRLQAQRIRNQEPRSHTHTPQNRPHGHQSPDLPEGYEQRTTVQGQVYFLHTQTGVSTWHDPRIPRDLNSVSCEELGPLPPGWEIRSTVSGRIYFVDHNNRTTQFTDPRLHHIMSQNSQVKESSQALPAQMEVPVEEAEGEVSMRYERDLVQKLKVLRHELSLQQPQAGHCRIEVSREEIFEESYRQIMKMRPKDLKKRLMVKFRGEEGLDYGGVAREWLYLLCHEMLNPYYGLFQYSTDNIYTLQINPDSSINPDHLSYFHFVGRIMGLAVFHGHYINGGFTLPFYKQLLGKPIQLSDLETVDPELHKSLVWILENDITCVLDHTFCVEHNAFGKFLQHELKPNGRNIPVTEENKKEYVRLYVNWRFMRGIEAQFLALQKGFSELIPQHLLKPFDHKELELIIGGLGKIDLSDWKANTRLKHCVADSNIVKWFWQAVESFDEERRGRLLQFVTGSTRVPLQGFKALQGSTGSAGPRLFTIHLIDANTDNLPKAHTCFNRIDIPPYESYEKLYEKLLTAVEETCGFAVE, encoded by the exons tattatGTGCCAAGAATCTAGCAAAGAAAGACTTCTTCC GGTTGCCAGACCCTTTTGCCAAAGTCGTTGTCGATGGCTCGGGACAATGCCACTCCACAGACACAGTCAAGAGCACACTAGACCCCAAATGGAACCAGCATTATGACTT ATATATTGGGAAAACCGACTCAATCACTATTAGTGTATGGAACCATAAGAAGATCCATAAAAAACAAGGCGCTGGCTTCCTGGGCTGCGTGAGGCTCCTGTCCAACGCCATCAGCAGACTCAAAGATACAGGCT ATCAGCGTCTGGACTTGTGCAAGCTGAACGCCTCGGATAGTGATGTGGTGCGAGGTCAGATAGTTG TTAGCCTCCAGACCAGAGACAGGATCGGCAGTGGCGGCCCTGTGGTAGACTGTAGAGGACTGTTAGAAAATGAAGG ACCGGTCTTTGAGGACTCCGGACCAGGACGGCCCCTCAGCTGTTTTGTGGAGGAGCCCCTGCCCTACACGGACCCCACAGGGGCCGCCGGCGGGGGCAACTGCCGACCTTTGGAGTCACCCAGTCAGGAGCAGAGGCTCCAAGCACAACGAATCCGAAACCAGGAGCCCCGGAGTCACACGCACACGCCGCAGAACCGGCCACACGGGCACCAGTCCCCCGACCTGCCTGAAGGCTACG AACAGAGGACCACCGTGCAGGGCCAGGTCTACTTCTTGCACACTCAGACGGGCGTGAGCACGTGGCACGACCCCAGAATACCACG GGATCTGAACAGCGTGAGCTGTGAGGAGCTGGGCCCTCTGCCCCCTGGCTGGGAGATCAGGAGCACAGTGTCAGGAAGGATTTATTTTGTCGACCACAATAACAGAACCACACAATTCACAGACCCCAGATTACATCACATCATGAG TCAGAACTCTCAGGTGAAGGAGTCGAGCCAGGCTTTGCCAGCCCAGATGGAGGTTCCTGTGGAGGAGGCGGAGGGGGAGGTGTCCATGCGCTACGAGAGGGACCTGGTGCAGAAGCTGAAGGTGTTGCGTCACGAGCTCTCCCTGCAGCAGCCGCAGGCTGGACACTGCCGTATAGAGGTGTCCCGCGAGGAGATCTTTGAG GAGTCTTACCGGCAGATCATGAAGATGAGGCCCAAGGACTTGAAGAAGAGGCTTATGGTTAAGTTTCGTGGAGAAGAGGGCTTGGATTACGGCGGTGTGGCGAG GGAGTGGTTGTATCTCCTTTGTCACGAGATGCTAAATCCGTACTATGGCCTGTTCCAGTACTCCACAGATAACATCTACACACTGCAAATCAACCCAGACTCCTCAATCAACCCA GACCACTTGTCGTACTTCCACTTTGTGGGACGGATCATGGGCCTGGCGGTGTTCCATGGCCACTACATCAACGGAGGATTCACGCTACCCTTCTACAAGCAGCTTCTGGGCAAACCCATCCAGCTCTCAGACCTGGAAACCGTGGACCCCGAGCTGCACAAAAGCCTCGTCTGGATCCT GGAGAATGATATCACGTGTGTCCTGGATCACACCTTCTGTGTAGAACACAACGCCTTTGGCAAATTCCTGCAGCATGAGCTGAAGCCAAACGGCAGAAACATTCCCGTCACGGAAGAAAACAAGAAAGAATATGTGAG GTTGTACGTCAACTGGAGGTTCATGCGTGGCATCGAGGCTCAGTTCCTGGCTCTACAGAAGGGCTTCAGTGAGCTCATCCCACAGCACCTACTCAAGCCCTTCGACCACAAGGAGCTCGAG CTGATCATCGGAGGCCTGGGGAAGATTGACCTGAGCGACTGGAAGGCCAACACGCGGTTGAAGCACTGCGTGGCTGACAGCAACATCGTCAAGTGGTTCTGGCAGGCGGTGGAGTCGTTTGACGAGGAGCGGAGGGGGCGGCTGCTCCAGTTCGTGACGGGCTCCACACGCGTGCCTCTGCAAGGCTTCAAAGCACTGCAAG GTTCTACAGGATCTGCAGGACCAAGACTGTTCACGATCCATTTGATCGATGCCAACACGGATAATTTACCCAAAGCTCACACCTG CTTTAACCGCATCGACATCCCGCCTTACGAGTCTTATGAGAAGCTCTATGAGAAGCTCCTGACTGCAGTGGAGGAAACGTGTGGCTTTGCTGTGGAGTGA
- the smurf1 gene encoding E3 ubiquitin-protein ligase SMURF1 isoform X5: MSNPGTRRNGSSIKIRLTVLCAKNLAKKDFFRLPDPFAKVVVDGSGQCHSTDTVKSTLDPKWNQHYDLYIGKTDSITISVWNHKKIHKKQGAGFLGCVRLLSNAISRLKDTGYQRLDLCKLNASDSDVVRGQIVVSLQTRDRIGSGGPVVDCRGLLENEGPVFEDSGPGRPLSCFVEEPLPYTDPTGAAGGGNCRPLESPSQEQRLQAQRIRNQEPRSHTHTPQNRPHGHQSPDLPEGYEQRTTVQGQVYFLHTQTGVSTWHDPRIPRSQNSQVKESSQALPAQMEVPVEEAEGEVSMRYERDLVQKLKVLRHELSLQQPQAGHCRIEVSREEIFEESYRQIMKMRPKDLKKRLMVKFRGEEGLDYGGVAREWLYLLCHEMLNPYYGLFQYSTDNIYTLQINPDSSINPDHLSYFHFVGRIMGLAVFHGHYINGGFTLPFYKQLLGKPIQLSDLETVDPELHKSLVWILENDITCVLDHTFCVEHNAFGKFLQHELKPNGRNIPVTEENKKEYVRLYVNWRFMRGIEAQFLALQKGFSELIPQHLLKPFDHKELELIIGGLGKIDLSDWKANTRLKHCVADSNIVKWFWQAVESFDEERRGRLLQFVTGSTRVPLQGFKALQGSTGSAGPRLFTIHLIDANTDNLPKAHTCFNRIDIPPYESYEKLYEKLLTAVEETCGFAVE; this comes from the exons tattatGTGCCAAGAATCTAGCAAAGAAAGACTTCTTCC GGTTGCCAGACCCTTTTGCCAAAGTCGTTGTCGATGGCTCGGGACAATGCCACTCCACAGACACAGTCAAGAGCACACTAGACCCCAAATGGAACCAGCATTATGACTT ATATATTGGGAAAACCGACTCAATCACTATTAGTGTATGGAACCATAAGAAGATCCATAAAAAACAAGGCGCTGGCTTCCTGGGCTGCGTGAGGCTCCTGTCCAACGCCATCAGCAGACTCAAAGATACAGGCT ATCAGCGTCTGGACTTGTGCAAGCTGAACGCCTCGGATAGTGATGTGGTGCGAGGTCAGATAGTTG TTAGCCTCCAGACCAGAGACAGGATCGGCAGTGGCGGCCCTGTGGTAGACTGTAGAGGACTGTTAGAAAATGAAGG ACCGGTCTTTGAGGACTCCGGACCAGGACGGCCCCTCAGCTGTTTTGTGGAGGAGCCCCTGCCCTACACGGACCCCACAGGGGCCGCCGGCGGGGGCAACTGCCGACCTTTGGAGTCACCCAGTCAGGAGCAGAGGCTCCAAGCACAACGAATCCGAAACCAGGAGCCCCGGAGTCACACGCACACGCCGCAGAACCGGCCACACGGGCACCAGTCCCCCGACCTGCCTGAAGGCTACG AACAGAGGACCACCGTGCAGGGCCAGGTCTACTTCTTGCACACTCAGACGGGCGTGAGCACGTGGCACGACCCCAGAATACCACG caGTCAGAACTCTCAGGTGAAGGAGTCGAGCCAGGCTTTGCCAGCCCAGATGGAGGTTCCTGTGGAGGAGGCGGAGGGGGAGGTGTCCATGCGCTACGAGAGGGACCTGGTGCAGAAGCTGAAGGTGTTGCGTCACGAGCTCTCCCTGCAGCAGCCGCAGGCTGGACACTGCCGTATAGAGGTGTCCCGCGAGGAGATCTTTGAG GAGTCTTACCGGCAGATCATGAAGATGAGGCCCAAGGACTTGAAGAAGAGGCTTATGGTTAAGTTTCGTGGAGAAGAGGGCTTGGATTACGGCGGTGTGGCGAG GGAGTGGTTGTATCTCCTTTGTCACGAGATGCTAAATCCGTACTATGGCCTGTTCCAGTACTCCACAGATAACATCTACACACTGCAAATCAACCCAGACTCCTCAATCAACCCA GACCACTTGTCGTACTTCCACTTTGTGGGACGGATCATGGGCCTGGCGGTGTTCCATGGCCACTACATCAACGGAGGATTCACGCTACCCTTCTACAAGCAGCTTCTGGGCAAACCCATCCAGCTCTCAGACCTGGAAACCGTGGACCCCGAGCTGCACAAAAGCCTCGTCTGGATCCT GGAGAATGATATCACGTGTGTCCTGGATCACACCTTCTGTGTAGAACACAACGCCTTTGGCAAATTCCTGCAGCATGAGCTGAAGCCAAACGGCAGAAACATTCCCGTCACGGAAGAAAACAAGAAAGAATATGTGAG GTTGTACGTCAACTGGAGGTTCATGCGTGGCATCGAGGCTCAGTTCCTGGCTCTACAGAAGGGCTTCAGTGAGCTCATCCCACAGCACCTACTCAAGCCCTTCGACCACAAGGAGCTCGAG CTGATCATCGGAGGCCTGGGGAAGATTGACCTGAGCGACTGGAAGGCCAACACGCGGTTGAAGCACTGCGTGGCTGACAGCAACATCGTCAAGTGGTTCTGGCAGGCGGTGGAGTCGTTTGACGAGGAGCGGAGGGGGCGGCTGCTCCAGTTCGTGACGGGCTCCACACGCGTGCCTCTGCAAGGCTTCAAAGCACTGCAAG GTTCTACAGGATCTGCAGGACCAAGACTGTTCACGATCCATTTGATCGATGCCAACACGGATAATTTACCCAAAGCTCACACCTG CTTTAACCGCATCGACATCCCGCCTTACGAGTCTTATGAGAAGCTCTATGAGAAGCTCCTGACTGCAGTGGAGGAAACGTGTGGCTTTGCTGTGGAGTGA
- the smurf1 gene encoding E3 ubiquitin-protein ligase SMURF1 isoform X4 has translation MSNPGTRRNGSSIKIRLTVLCAKNLAKKDFFRLPDPFAKVVVDGSGQCHSTDTVKSTLDPKWNQHYDLYIGKTDSITISVWNHKKIHKKQGAGFLGCVRLLSNAISRLKDTGYQRLDLCKLNASDSDVVRGQIVVSLQTRDRIGSGGPVVDCRGLLENEGPVFEDSGPGRPLSCFVEEPLPYTDPTGAAGGGNCRPLESPSQEQRLQAQRIRNQEPRSHTHTPQNRPHGHQSPDLPEGYEQRTTVQGQVYFLHTQTGVSTWHDPRIPRDLNSVSCEELGPLPPGWEIRSTVSGRIYFVDHNNRTTQFTDPRLHHIMSQNSQVKESSQALPAQMEVPVEEAEGEVSMRYERDLVQKLKVLRHELSLQQPQAGHCRIEVSREEIFEESYRQIMKMRPKDLKKRLMVKFRGEEGLDYGGVAREWLYLLCHEMLNPYYGLFQYSTDNIYTLQINPDSSINPDHLSYFHFVGRIMGLAVFHGHYINGGFTLPFYKQLLGKPIQLSDLETVDPELHKSLVWILENDITCVLDHTFCVEHNAFGKFLQHELKPNGRNIPVTEENKKEYVRLYVNWRFMRGIEAQFLALQKGFSELIPQHLLKPFDHKELELIIGGLGKIDLSDWKANTRLKHCVADSNIVKWFWQAVESFDEERRGRLLQFVTGSTRVPLQGFKALQGSAGPRLFTIHLIDANTDNLPKAHTCFNRIDIPPYESYEKLYEKLLTAVEETCGFAVE, from the exons tattatGTGCCAAGAATCTAGCAAAGAAAGACTTCTTCC GGTTGCCAGACCCTTTTGCCAAAGTCGTTGTCGATGGCTCGGGACAATGCCACTCCACAGACACAGTCAAGAGCACACTAGACCCCAAATGGAACCAGCATTATGACTT ATATATTGGGAAAACCGACTCAATCACTATTAGTGTATGGAACCATAAGAAGATCCATAAAAAACAAGGCGCTGGCTTCCTGGGCTGCGTGAGGCTCCTGTCCAACGCCATCAGCAGACTCAAAGATACAGGCT ATCAGCGTCTGGACTTGTGCAAGCTGAACGCCTCGGATAGTGATGTGGTGCGAGGTCAGATAGTTG TTAGCCTCCAGACCAGAGACAGGATCGGCAGTGGCGGCCCTGTGGTAGACTGTAGAGGACTGTTAGAAAATGAAGG ACCGGTCTTTGAGGACTCCGGACCAGGACGGCCCCTCAGCTGTTTTGTGGAGGAGCCCCTGCCCTACACGGACCCCACAGGGGCCGCCGGCGGGGGCAACTGCCGACCTTTGGAGTCACCCAGTCAGGAGCAGAGGCTCCAAGCACAACGAATCCGAAACCAGGAGCCCCGGAGTCACACGCACACGCCGCAGAACCGGCCACACGGGCACCAGTCCCCCGACCTGCCTGAAGGCTACG AACAGAGGACCACCGTGCAGGGCCAGGTCTACTTCTTGCACACTCAGACGGGCGTGAGCACGTGGCACGACCCCAGAATACCACG GGATCTGAACAGCGTGAGCTGTGAGGAGCTGGGCCCTCTGCCCCCTGGCTGGGAGATCAGGAGCACAGTGTCAGGAAGGATTTATTTTGTCGACCACAATAACAGAACCACACAATTCACAGACCCCAGATTACATCACATCATGAG TCAGAACTCTCAGGTGAAGGAGTCGAGCCAGGCTTTGCCAGCCCAGATGGAGGTTCCTGTGGAGGAGGCGGAGGGGGAGGTGTCCATGCGCTACGAGAGGGACCTGGTGCAGAAGCTGAAGGTGTTGCGTCACGAGCTCTCCCTGCAGCAGCCGCAGGCTGGACACTGCCGTATAGAGGTGTCCCGCGAGGAGATCTTTGAG GAGTCTTACCGGCAGATCATGAAGATGAGGCCCAAGGACTTGAAGAAGAGGCTTATGGTTAAGTTTCGTGGAGAAGAGGGCTTGGATTACGGCGGTGTGGCGAG GGAGTGGTTGTATCTCCTTTGTCACGAGATGCTAAATCCGTACTATGGCCTGTTCCAGTACTCCACAGATAACATCTACACACTGCAAATCAACCCAGACTCCTCAATCAACCCA GACCACTTGTCGTACTTCCACTTTGTGGGACGGATCATGGGCCTGGCGGTGTTCCATGGCCACTACATCAACGGAGGATTCACGCTACCCTTCTACAAGCAGCTTCTGGGCAAACCCATCCAGCTCTCAGACCTGGAAACCGTGGACCCCGAGCTGCACAAAAGCCTCGTCTGGATCCT GGAGAATGATATCACGTGTGTCCTGGATCACACCTTCTGTGTAGAACACAACGCCTTTGGCAAATTCCTGCAGCATGAGCTGAAGCCAAACGGCAGAAACATTCCCGTCACGGAAGAAAACAAGAAAGAATATGTGAG GTTGTACGTCAACTGGAGGTTCATGCGTGGCATCGAGGCTCAGTTCCTGGCTCTACAGAAGGGCTTCAGTGAGCTCATCCCACAGCACCTACTCAAGCCCTTCGACCACAAGGAGCTCGAG CTGATCATCGGAGGCCTGGGGAAGATTGACCTGAGCGACTGGAAGGCCAACACGCGGTTGAAGCACTGCGTGGCTGACAGCAACATCGTCAAGTGGTTCTGGCAGGCGGTGGAGTCGTTTGACGAGGAGCGGAGGGGGCGGCTGCTCCAGTTCGTGACGGGCTCCACACGCGTGCCTCTGCAAGGCTTCAAAGCACTGCAAG GATCTGCAGGACCAAGACTGTTCACGATCCATTTGATCGATGCCAACACGGATAATTTACCCAAAGCTCACACCTG CTTTAACCGCATCGACATCCCGCCTTACGAGTCTTATGAGAAGCTCTATGAGAAGCTCCTGACTGCAGTGGAGGAAACGTGTGGCTTTGCTGTGGAGTGA
- the smurf1 gene encoding E3 ubiquitin-protein ligase SMURF1 isoform X3 has translation MSNPGTRRNGSSIKIRLTVLCAKNLAKKDFFRLPDPFAKVVVDGSGQCHSTDTVKSTLDPKWNQHYDLYIGKTDSITISVWNHKKIHKKQGAGFLGCVRLLSNAISRLKDTGYQRLDLCKLNASDSDVVRGQIVVSLQTRDRIGSGGPVVDCRGLLENEGPVFEDSGPGRPLSCFVEEPLPYTDPTGAAGGGNCRPLESPSQEQRLQAQRIRNQEPRSHTHTPQNRPHGHQSPDLPEGYEQRTTVQGQVYFLHTQTGVSTWHDPRIPRDLNSVSCEELGPLPPGWEIRSTVSGRIYFVDHNNRTTQFTDPRLHHIMSSQNSQVKESSQALPAQMEVPVEEAEGEVSMRYERDLVQKLKVLRHELSLQQPQAGHCRIEVSREEIFEESYRQIMKMRPKDLKKRLMVKFRGEEGLDYGGVAREWLYLLCHEMLNPYYGLFQYSTDNIYTLQINPDSSINPDHLSYFHFVGRIMGLAVFHGHYINGGFTLPFYKQLLGKPIQLSDLETVDPELHKSLVWILENDITCVLDHTFCVEHNAFGKFLQHELKPNGRNIPVTEENKKEYVRLYVNWRFMRGIEAQFLALQKGFSELIPQHLLKPFDHKELELIIGGLGKIDLSDWKANTRLKHCVADSNIVKWFWQAVESFDEERRGRLLQFVTGSTRVPLQGFKALQGSAGPRLFTIHLIDANTDNLPKAHTCFNRIDIPPYESYEKLYEKLLTAVEETCGFAVE, from the exons tattatGTGCCAAGAATCTAGCAAAGAAAGACTTCTTCC GGTTGCCAGACCCTTTTGCCAAAGTCGTTGTCGATGGCTCGGGACAATGCCACTCCACAGACACAGTCAAGAGCACACTAGACCCCAAATGGAACCAGCATTATGACTT ATATATTGGGAAAACCGACTCAATCACTATTAGTGTATGGAACCATAAGAAGATCCATAAAAAACAAGGCGCTGGCTTCCTGGGCTGCGTGAGGCTCCTGTCCAACGCCATCAGCAGACTCAAAGATACAGGCT ATCAGCGTCTGGACTTGTGCAAGCTGAACGCCTCGGATAGTGATGTGGTGCGAGGTCAGATAGTTG TTAGCCTCCAGACCAGAGACAGGATCGGCAGTGGCGGCCCTGTGGTAGACTGTAGAGGACTGTTAGAAAATGAAGG ACCGGTCTTTGAGGACTCCGGACCAGGACGGCCCCTCAGCTGTTTTGTGGAGGAGCCCCTGCCCTACACGGACCCCACAGGGGCCGCCGGCGGGGGCAACTGCCGACCTTTGGAGTCACCCAGTCAGGAGCAGAGGCTCCAAGCACAACGAATCCGAAACCAGGAGCCCCGGAGTCACACGCACACGCCGCAGAACCGGCCACACGGGCACCAGTCCCCCGACCTGCCTGAAGGCTACG AACAGAGGACCACCGTGCAGGGCCAGGTCTACTTCTTGCACACTCAGACGGGCGTGAGCACGTGGCACGACCCCAGAATACCACG GGATCTGAACAGCGTGAGCTGTGAGGAGCTGGGCCCTCTGCCCCCTGGCTGGGAGATCAGGAGCACAGTGTCAGGAAGGATTTATTTTGTCGACCACAATAACAGAACCACACAATTCACAGACCCCAGATTACATCACATCATGAG caGTCAGAACTCTCAGGTGAAGGAGTCGAGCCAGGCTTTGCCAGCCCAGATGGAGGTTCCTGTGGAGGAGGCGGAGGGGGAGGTGTCCATGCGCTACGAGAGGGACCTGGTGCAGAAGCTGAAGGTGTTGCGTCACGAGCTCTCCCTGCAGCAGCCGCAGGCTGGACACTGCCGTATAGAGGTGTCCCGCGAGGAGATCTTTGAG GAGTCTTACCGGCAGATCATGAAGATGAGGCCCAAGGACTTGAAGAAGAGGCTTATGGTTAAGTTTCGTGGAGAAGAGGGCTTGGATTACGGCGGTGTGGCGAG GGAGTGGTTGTATCTCCTTTGTCACGAGATGCTAAATCCGTACTATGGCCTGTTCCAGTACTCCACAGATAACATCTACACACTGCAAATCAACCCAGACTCCTCAATCAACCCA GACCACTTGTCGTACTTCCACTTTGTGGGACGGATCATGGGCCTGGCGGTGTTCCATGGCCACTACATCAACGGAGGATTCACGCTACCCTTCTACAAGCAGCTTCTGGGCAAACCCATCCAGCTCTCAGACCTGGAAACCGTGGACCCCGAGCTGCACAAAAGCCTCGTCTGGATCCT GGAGAATGATATCACGTGTGTCCTGGATCACACCTTCTGTGTAGAACACAACGCCTTTGGCAAATTCCTGCAGCATGAGCTGAAGCCAAACGGCAGAAACATTCCCGTCACGGAAGAAAACAAGAAAGAATATGTGAG GTTGTACGTCAACTGGAGGTTCATGCGTGGCATCGAGGCTCAGTTCCTGGCTCTACAGAAGGGCTTCAGTGAGCTCATCCCACAGCACCTACTCAAGCCCTTCGACCACAAGGAGCTCGAG CTGATCATCGGAGGCCTGGGGAAGATTGACCTGAGCGACTGGAAGGCCAACACGCGGTTGAAGCACTGCGTGGCTGACAGCAACATCGTCAAGTGGTTCTGGCAGGCGGTGGAGTCGTTTGACGAGGAGCGGAGGGGGCGGCTGCTCCAGTTCGTGACGGGCTCCACACGCGTGCCTCTGCAAGGCTTCAAAGCACTGCAAG GATCTGCAGGACCAAGACTGTTCACGATCCATTTGATCGATGCCAACACGGATAATTTACCCAAAGCTCACACCTG CTTTAACCGCATCGACATCCCGCCTTACGAGTCTTATGAGAAGCTCTATGAGAAGCTCCTGACTGCAGTGGAGGAAACGTGTGGCTTTGCTGTGGAGTGA